A section of the Candidatus Moraniibacteriota bacterium genome encodes:
- a CDS encoding M48 family metalloprotease, giving the protein MATAYSHSSKNVELTWLYLSIFFLAVIGIGYLFAQVYGNSSILYVAVAFSVLTSFASYWWSDKIVLSMAHATPVDRESNADIYNLVENLCITAGLPVPRIYITEDAALNAFATGRDPEHGVVCLTTGILARLNKSELEGVIAHELSHSRNRDRLLSTVVVILAGFISILADMFQHSLLFRGRDNDNRGGGLVLVGIVLSILAPLAALLIRLAISRKRELLADASGALLTRYPEGLASALEKISSDPKPLDTASGATAHLYISNPFKSGSIMKLFMTHPPVEERLAALREMNLDR; this is encoded by the coding sequence ATGGCCACCGCTTATTCACATTCAAGCAAAAATGTCGAGCTCACCTGGCTCTACCTGAGCATCTTTTTTCTCGCCGTCATCGGGATCGGCTATCTCTTCGCTCAGGTCTATGGCAATAGCTCCATTCTCTACGTAGCCGTCGCGTTCTCAGTCCTGACGAGTTTCGCCTCGTACTGGTGGAGCGACAAAATCGTACTTTCTATGGCGCATGCCACGCCGGTTGATCGCGAATCAAATGCGGACATCTACAACCTCGTGGAAAACCTCTGCATCACGGCTGGCCTGCCGGTGCCCCGGATCTATATCACCGAGGACGCAGCGCTCAATGCCTTTGCAACCGGACGCGATCCGGAGCACGGTGTCGTTTGTCTCACGACGGGTATCCTTGCGCGGCTGAACAAGTCAGAGCTCGAGGGTGTCATCGCCCATGAGCTGTCGCATAGCCGGAATCGCGATAGGCTGCTCTCGACGGTCGTCGTCATCCTCGCTGGCTTCATTTCGATCCTCGCTGACATGTTCCAACACTCGCTCCTCTTCCGCGGGCGCGACAATGACAACCGTGGTGGCGGACTCGTCCTCGTCGGTATCGTGCTCTCGATCCTCGCACCACTCGCAGCGCTGCTCATCCGTCTGGCTATCTCTCGCAAGCGTGAACTCCTCGCTGATGCGTCCGGTGCACTCCTGACGCGTTACCCCGAGGGCCTCGCCTCAGCCCTGGAGAAAATCTCGAGTGATCCGAAGCCGCTCGACACGGCCTCTGGCGCGACCGCACACCTTTACATCTCAAACCCATTCAAGTCGGGGAGTATCATGAAACTTTTCATGACTCACCCACCGGTCGAAGAACGCCTCGCTGCGCTCCGGGAAATGAACCTGGATCGATAA
- a CDS encoding DUF2207 domain-containing protein: protein MTRSFGRQAVALACFIIVSVVPVTVSAQAQEESEHIDRFESDIVIASDGTIAVTETIRYAFGLAEKHGIYRDIPVNYATSLGTRTALDITVESVTDETGKTLTHEESRSGGNLHIQIGDADKLVTGGRTYVIRYRIDGALAFYQDFDELYWNATGHDWTVPISAASVMVRTLSPVAGWRFACYVGPRGSTERCDPERSRDVASAQSEMRIDWDQKLEPGSGITVALGFDKGYAIEPSWLARAASFLANNPLILLPFVVFGFMFRRWYREGRDPEGRGTIIPEYDVPEHLSPLHIAAFLDGRLTGKEIPAAIIDLAVKGYLVIDRVTDDGLIFDTTDYRLVETASRPASGSIEHTLIAALFSATASVNVESVRKLLASPSAKLLPGFLKRSIEASLPKTVGPSESVARSVKISELKNKFYTKISELQKQAIEELIARKFLAASPQDVWGKYTLWGILFIIGGFFLIPFLQLQGASIVALVIAVFIYAVFAYLMPRVTREGAIVKEQLLGLKDYLQIAEKRRLEFHNAPEKTPELFERLLPAALLLGVSDIWAKEFADLTMSEPEWYHGGSASSFSATSFASDFGGFNTAAGSSLASAPSGSGSGGGGSSGGGGGGGGGGSW, encoded by the coding sequence ATGACCCGGAGTTTTGGCAGGCAGGCCGTCGCGCTTGCCTGTTTTATTATTGTTTCTGTTGTCCCGGTAACTGTTTCGGCACAAGCGCAAGAAGAGAGTGAACACATCGATCGCTTTGAGAGCGATATCGTCATCGCATCGGACGGTACAATCGCAGTCACCGAGACGATACGCTATGCGTTCGGTCTAGCGGAGAAACACGGCATCTATCGGGACATCCCAGTCAATTACGCGACCTCCCTCGGCACGCGGACCGCGCTGGATATCACGGTGGAGAGTGTCACAGATGAGACAGGTAAGACGCTGACGCACGAAGAGAGTCGCTCTGGCGGCAATCTGCATATCCAGATCGGGGATGCGGACAAACTCGTCACGGGCGGGCGCACCTATGTGATTCGCTACCGGATTGATGGCGCGCTGGCGTTCTATCAGGATTTCGATGAATTGTACTGGAATGCAACGGGGCATGATTGGACGGTGCCGATCTCAGCCGCGTCTGTGATGGTCCGGACGCTTTCACCGGTCGCTGGTTGGCGGTTCGCCTGCTATGTCGGGCCGCGCGGTAGCACCGAACGTTGCGATCCGGAGCGGTCCCGTGATGTGGCTTCGGCACAGAGTGAGATGCGCATCGATTGGGACCAGAAGCTTGAGCCGGGATCGGGGATCACCGTAGCACTCGGTTTCGACAAAGGCTATGCCATCGAGCCGAGCTGGCTTGCGCGGGCAGCTTCATTCCTCGCAAACAATCCGCTGATTCTCTTGCCGTTTGTGGTGTTTGGATTCATGTTTCGGCGTTGGTATCGCGAAGGGCGAGATCCAGAGGGTCGCGGGACGATAATCCCCGAGTACGATGTGCCTGAACACCTCTCGCCGCTGCATATCGCCGCCTTCTTGGATGGTCGCCTCACCGGGAAAGAAATCCCAGCGGCGATTATCGACCTCGCGGTGAAAGGATACCTCGTGATTGATCGCGTCACCGATGACGGACTCATCTTCGATACCACCGACTATCGTCTCGTCGAGACAGCCAGCCGACCTGCCTCAGGATCCATCGAACACACACTCATCGCTGCGCTTTTCAGTGCCACGGCTTCGGTGAATGTCGAGAGCGTTCGGAAACTCCTTGCTTCTCCGTCGGCCAAACTCCTTCCAGGCTTCCTGAAGCGCTCGATCGAAGCAAGTTTACCGAAAACGGTTGGACCGTCAGAGTCAGTCGCACGATCCGTGAAAATATCTGAACTCAAGAATAAGTTCTATACCAAGATCTCAGAACTGCAAAAGCAGGCGATCGAGGAGCTCATCGCACGAAAATTTTTGGCGGCGAGTCCGCAGGATGTCTGGGGCAAGTACACTCTCTGGGGGATACTCTTCATCATTGGCGGATTTTTCCTCATCCCATTCCTCCAGCTCCAAGGGGCGAGTATCGTCGCGCTTGTGATTGCGGTCTTCATCTACGCTGTGTTTGCCTATCTCATGCCGCGCGTGACGCGAGAGGGCGCCATCGTCAAAGAGCAACTTCTCGGATTGAAAGACTATCTCCAAATCGCCGAGAAACGCCGTCTCGAATTTCACAATGCCCCAGAGAAGACGCCGGAACTCTTTGAACGACTTCTCCCTGCAGCCCTGCTTCTCGGGGTATCCGACATCTGGGCCAAGGAGTTTGCTGACCTCACGATGTCCGAGCCAGAGTGGTATCATGGCGGCTCGGCCTCCTCATTTTCTGCGACGTCATTCGCGTCCGATTTTGGTGGCTTCAACACCGCTGCCGGCTCCTCGCTCGCTTCGGCACCCTCTGGGAGTGGCTCAGGCGGCGGCGGATCATCTGGTGGAGGCGGCGGCGGAGGAGGCGGCGGGAGCTGGTAG